ACCGCGTGTTCGACCCGGAAAAAATCGTCGTCACGCCCGACCACTTTCAGCCCGCCAAAGACATCCCCAGCGCGGAACTGCACAAGCGGCTGGACCAATGGGCCCGTGAGAAAAACATCCGCTACTACTACCCGCTCGGGCGGGCCGGCGTCTGTCATGCCCTCCTGCCCGAACAGGGCCACATCCGCCCGGGCGAAGTGATTGTCGGCGGCGACTCGCACACCTGCACATACGGCGCCTTTGCGGCCTTTTCGACCGGCATCGGCTCGACGGACCTGGCCGCCGCCATTGCTACGGGAATGCTCTGGTTCAAAGTGCCCGCCTCGATGAAGTTCGTCCTCAACGGCACCCTGCCGCACGGCGTCTGCAGCAAAGACGTCATTTTGGAGGTCATCCGCCGCATCGGCACCGACGGCGCCCTGTATCGGGCGATGGAGTTTGTCGGCCCGGCCCTCAAACAGATGAGCATGGAGGCCCGAATGACCATCACGAATATGGCCATCGAAGCGGGCGGCAAAAGCGGCATCATCGGCTTTGACGAAACCACCCGGGCGTATCTGGAAGGCCGACTGAAAGGCAAAACCGACTACACCGTCTTTGAATCCGACCCGGATGCCGAGTACGTCTCCACGGAGACAATCGACTGCTCAAAACTGGAGCCAATGGTCGCCTTTCCGCATCTGCCCAGCAACGGCCGGCCCATTTCGGAGTGTGCCGGGCTGCCGATGGACCAGGCCTATATCGGCAGCTGCACCAACGGACGCATCGAAGATATGCGGCAGGCCGCCGCGGTAATGAAAGGCCGCACCGTCAAAACCCGCACCGTCGTCGTGCCCGCTACGCCCCACATCTGGAAGCAGATGATTGACGAAGGCCTGGCGCAGATTTTCTATGACGCCGGCTGCGTCATCAGCGCCCCGACCTGCGGAGCGTGCCTGGGCGGCTTTATGGGCATCCTGGCCGAAGGCGAACGGTGCATCAGCACCACCAACCGCAACTTCGTCGGGCGGATGGGACATCCCAAAAGCGAAGTCTATCTGGCCGGCCCGGCCACCGCCGCCGCCAGCGCTGTGGAAGGCAAATTGACCGACCCGAGGAAATACTTGGAAAAACTCTAAATCCTAAACTCTAAATCCAAACTCTAAATCCTAAACTCTAAATCCTAAACTCTAAACTGCAAGAACGAAATGAATCAGAAAGAAAGTTCTAAACATTATGATTTGGAAGAGCGAACCTATCAATTTGCCAGAAGGGTCAGAGATTTTATCAAGAAGCTCCCGAAAACGATATCCAACATCGAAGATTCTCGGCAGCTGGTTAAGGCATCGGGTTCAGTAGGAGCTAATTACAGAGAAGCAAACGAAGCATTGAGCAAAAAAGACTTCATAATGAGAGTAAAAATATGTCGAAAAGAATCCAAAGAAAGCCGTTACTGGCTTGGTCTAATCGACATCGGACAAGACAAAGACCTCGAGACGGAAAGACGGCATCTGGAGAATGAAGCAAACGAACTGACACATATCTTCGGTGCTATTGTTACAAAAAGCGAATAATCTTCTGAGCACTTTCATCTGTCAATGTTCAAACTGTTCAGGATTTCGATTGTTTAGGATTGAGTGTTTAGGATTTAGTGTTTAGGATTTAGAAATTTTACCCTTTAGTGCTTGGAGTTATATATGCCCAAAGCTCATGTGTACAAACGCGACCACATCAATACCGATGAAATCATTCCGGCCCGGTATCTGAACACGGACAACGTCGCCGAACTGGCCAAACACTGTCTGGAAGACCTGGACCCGGGCTTTGTGAAGAAATGCGCCCCCGGCGATGTGATTGTCGCCGGCGATGACTTCGGCTGCGGTTCGTCGCGAGAGCACGCGGTCTGGGCCATTCAGGGAGCTCAGGTCGGCGCCGTCATCGCCCATTCCTTCGCCCGCATCTTTTACCGCAACTGCATCAACGGCGGCTTTTACCCCATTGAGCTGCCCGGCGCCCTCGAAAAAATCCGCGACGGCGATGAGCTGGAAATCGACTACGAAGCCGGCACCATCCGCAACAAGACGCAGAAGACAAACATTCGGTTTACTCCTCTGCCGGATTTCGCTCTGGCCATCATCCGCGACGGCGGGCTCTTGGAGCACATAAAGAAAAAGGAAAATGTCCGGTGAAAAAGCGAAACGACGGTTTTCCCCTTTGCCTTGTCCTTTTTCCTTTTCTCTTTTGCCTTTTTATTTATGAAGCAGCGGGCTGAACGGAATCGGACGATTGTCCTGACGGAAGCGGAAAGGCAGGCATATGCCAAACGGCTTATCCGGCTGGACCGCCCGGTCCGAATTAAGGAGATTCTGGATACCACCATCTGTCAGGATATGCAGGAGGCCTGCCGATTCCTGCCGGACGGTATCGCAGACCTGCTCTTCCTGGACCCGCCGTACAACCTGAACAAGGCCTTCAACGGACGAATCTTCAAAAAAACCTCTACGGAGCGGTATGCCGCTCAGCTGGAGGTCTGGCTGGCTCCGCTCCTGCGGCTGCTGAAGCCGACCGCTTCGATTTATATCTGCTCGGACTGGCGCGGCTCTTCCGCCGTCCAAAGCGTTGCGGAGAAATATTTCATCGTCCGCAACCGCATCACCTGGGAGCGGGAAAAAGGCCGCGGGGCCAAAACCAACTGGAAAAACTGCTCCGAGGATATCTGGTTCTGCACCGTCTCCGACCGCTATACCTTCAACGTGGACGCTGTCAAACTCAAACGACGCGTCCTGGCCCCCTATACCCATCCGGACGGAACCCCGAAAGACTGGCAGTCCGCCCCCGAAGGCCCTTTTCGACTGACCGCCCCCTCTAATCTCTGGACCGACCTGACGGTCCCTTTCTGGTCAATGCCTGAAAACACGGAGCATCCTACCCAGAAACCGGAGAAACTGCTGGCCAAAATCCTTCTGGCCTCCACTCATCCCGGCGATGTCGTTCTGGACCCTTTTCTCGGCTCCGGAACCACTTCCGTGGTTGCAAAAAAGCTGAACCGACGCTATATTGGCATCGAAATTGAACCCCTGTTTGCCTGTCTGGCGGAAAAGCGTCTCCTGCTGGCGGATACGGACAAAACGATACAGGGCTACGCGGACGGCGTCTTTTGGGAACGAAACGCAAGACCCTTGGAAAACAATACAAGAATAAACAATCTGAAGAGTTGGAAAGGACACGGTTGAATGAAGACGTACAAGATTGCTGTCATCGGCGGAGACGGCACAGGCCCGGAAGTCATCGCCGAAGCGGTCAAAGTGATGGATGCGGCCGCCGCCAGGTTCGGTTTCAAAACGGACAAAACCTATTTTGATTTCGGCGGCGAGCGCTACAAACGCACCGGCGAAACCCTGCCTGACAGTGCCGTTGAAGAGCTCAAAAAGTTCGACGCCATCCTGCTGGGGGCGATTGGACACCCGGATGTCGCTCCGGGTATTCTCGAAAAGGGCATTCTGCTCAAACTCCGCTTTGCTCTTGACCAGTACATCAACCTGCGGCCCGTCCGGCTCTTCCCGGGCGTCGAAACCCCCATCAAGGGCAAAGGCCCGAAAGAAATCGACTACGTAGTGGTTCGGGAAAATACCGGCGATGCCTACACCGGCACCGGCGGCATCACGATGAAAGGGACTCCCCACGAAGTCGCCGTTCAAACCGCCGTGTACAGCCGCTTTCAGGTGGAACGCTGCCTGCGATATGCCTTTGAATACGCCCGCAAGTACGGCAAAAAGGCCCGCGGCGTCGGACCGGAAAACACCGTCGGTCTGGTCGGAAAAACCAACGTGCTCACCTACATCTACGACCTCTGGGAACGCGCCTTCCACGAAATCGGCAAAAAAGATTATCCTGACATCCGCCGGGACTATTACCACGTGGATGCCTGCTGCATGTGGATGGTCAAAAATCCGGAATGGTTTGACGTGCTGGTGACCGGCAATATGTTCGGCGACATCATCACGGACCTGGGTGCCATCACGCAGGGCGGAATGGGCATCGCCGCCGGCGGCAACATCAACCCGGAAGGCGTTTCGATGTTCGAGCCCATCGGCGGCTCGGCTCCGAAATACACCGGACAGGGCGTCATCAACCCGCTGGCCGCCATCTGTGCCATGCAGATGATGCTCCAGACCCTCGGCGAAGAGAAAGCCGCTCAGAAAGTCGAGGAGGCGGTCAAATACGTAACCGCCAACAAACTCAAATCGCTGGCCGCCGGAAAAATGGGATACTCGACGTCTCAGGTCGGCGACCTCGTAGCCGAAAAAGTTGCGGAATAACCAAAAAGCAGAGGACAGACCGCGGGGGATGTCCTCTGCTCACAACCCATTTAAGAAAGGAGTTTAATATGGGCAAACGTCTTACAGTCTCTACACTCGCCGCCTCTCTGATGAGCCTGCTTGCCGCAACGGTCTGGGCAGGAGCGCCATCCCAAAACCTCCTGCGAAACGGCGGATTTGAACGGCTCCAGGACAACCGCCCCCGCGGGTGGACTACCCAAACCTGGAGCGGGCAGGCGGAATTTGCCGTTGAAGACGGAGGCCGCACCGGCAAAGCCGCCCGCATCACGTCCGCCAATGGGGCGGACGCCGCCTGGTCCCAGACGGTCGAGGTTCCTCCCTTTGCCCGGCTGCGGCTGTCCGGCTGGGTCAAAACCGAAAACTTCCGCACCACAACCGGTCGGGGAGTTCAGCTGAGCATCCACGATATGGAAAACGCCCGCACGGCCGCACTGAAGGAATCCTCCAGCGACTGGACCAAACTCGAATGCGAGTTTCAGGTCATGGGCCAAAGCAGCGTTCAGGTTTTGTGCCTGTTCGGCGGATGGGGACAGGCCGTCGGAACCGCTTGGTTCGATGACATCGTGCTGGAGGTTCTGGAAGAAATCAAGCCGGCCAGCCAAACCGTCACAGCTCAAATCTCCATCGACCCGTCCGTGAAAAAAGAACCCATTTCAGAGCTGATTTACGGTCAGTTTATCGAACACATGGGCCGCTGCATCTATGGCGGCATCTGGGCGGAAATGCTCGAAGACCGAAAGTTCTTCTACCCGGTGCCTGCTGAAGGTCCGATTTGGAGAACAACCGGAGCCGGCGCCCGGGTGCTGGCTGCTTCGCCCTGGAAGGTCATCGGTCCTAAGGAAAACGTGCAGATGAGCACGGACGAGCCGCTGTCCGGCAAGCACGCCCCGAAGATTACTCTAACCGGGCAGCCGGGCGGGCTTTATCAGGAAGAGCTCGGGGTGCTGGCGGGCAAAGACTATGTCGGACGGATTGTCCTGCGCGGCGACCGAACAGCCGGACCGATTCAGGTCAGTCTGATTTGGGGAGACCGGCCGACTGACCGGCAGACCGTCACCATTTCGCGTCTGGACCGCAAATTCAAAACCTATCCGCTGAAGTTCAAGGCCGGCGCCGCCACCGACAATGCCAAACTGGAAATTGTGGGCACCGGAAAGGGCTCCTGGACAATCGGCGCCGTGTCGTTAATGCCGGCAGACAATGTCAATGGGTTCCGCAAAGACACACTCGACCTGCTCAAGCAGCTCAACAGCCCAATGTACCGATGGCCGGGCGGTAACTTTGTCAGCGGCTATGACTGGCGCGACGGCCTGGGTGATCGGGACCGCCGGCCCACCCGAACCAACCCCGCCTGGACCGGCATTGAAACCAACGATGTCGGCATGCACGAATTCGTCGAGCTCTGCCGGCTGCTCAATGCCGAACCGCTCATCACCGTCAACACCGGCTTTGGAGATGCCTACTCGGCGGCCGCTCAGGTCGAATACGCCAACGGCTCTCTGAAGACCCCAATGGGACAATGGCGGGCCCGAAACGGAAGCAAAGACCCCCTGAACGTCAAATACTGGTGCGTCGGCAACGAAATGTGGGGCAACTGGCAGCTCGGATATATGCAGCTGCACCATTATGTTCTCAAACATAACTGGGTCGAGGAAAAAATGCGTCAGGTCGACCCGACCATCTTTACAATTGCCTCCGGAGACCTCGGCGGCGGCTGGTCCGAAGGCCTGCTGAAAAATTGCGCCGACCATATGAACAGCATCGCTGAACACTTCTACTGCCAGTCTCGTCCGGACCTGACCGCCCATGTGCGTCAGGTGCCCAACGCCATCAAAAGCAAGGCCGACGGGCATCGGCGGCTGCGCCAGACTTTAGACAGTCTGAAGGGCAAAGATATCCGGATTGCCATGACGGAATGGAACTACTGGTACGGCCCGCATGTCTTTGGGGAGCTGGGCACACGGTACTTTATGAAAGATGCCCTCGGCATCGCCGCCGGCCTGCACGAGTATTTCCGCAACTCCGAGATGTTCTGGGGGGCCTTCTATGCCCAGACCGTCAATGTCATCGGCTGCATCAAAACCACCAAGACGGCGGCGGCTTTTGATGCAACAGGCCTGCCCCTTGTCCTTTACCGCAGAGAATTCGGCACCCTGCCGCTGGAGGTGTCCGGCTGGAATGAAAAACTGGATGTATCCGCCGCGTTGACGACCGACAAAAAATTCCTGACGATTGGTATCGTCAATGCAAGCTGGGATACATACCAGGTCCAGTTTGACCTCAAATCCCTCACGCCGGCAGGTCCTGCAAAGGGCTGGCTGATTTCTCACGAAAACCCGATGGCTCACAATGACCCGTCGGAGACAAAGCCGACCATCGATATCCAGACGCTCTCCCCGACGGACCTCACCAAGACGGTCAGCATAAAGCCCATCAGCATCACGCTTTTCAAAGTGCCGATTCGGTAACCGTTCGGCAGGGACTGAATGCAAAACGCCGGGGCGCCTTTACAACCCCGGCGTTTTTCTTTATTCTGTCTGCGAGACGCTGTGAAGCCAGGGAGCGACAATGCCGGCCAACCTGACACCCGAATACAAAAAAGCCGACGAGCAATACCGGGCGGCAACCACCGATGAAGAACGGCTGCTGGCCCTCGAGGAGATGCTCCGGACCATCCCCAAGCACAAGGGCACCGAGCACATGCAGGCCGACATCAAGCGCCGCATCAGCAAACTGCGCGAAACGCTCGAAGGGCGTGCCAAAAAAGGCAGCGGCAGACACACCGACCTGTTCCATATCCCCAAATCCGGCGCCGGCCAGGTCGCCCTCATTGGAACCCCCAACAGCGGAAAAAGCTCCATTTTGGCCGCCCTGACCAACGCCCCCGTCAATGTCGCCGACTACCCCTTCTCCACCGACAAGCCCGTTCCCGGAATGGCCCAGTTTGAGGACGTCCAAATCCAGCTGGTCGATACCCCGCCGATTACCGCCGATTACGCCGCCCCGGGGCAGGTCAATGTCTATCGCGGGGCCGACCTGATTGCCGTCGTCATCGACTTATCCGGCGATGTCCTCGAACAAATGGACATCTGCACTCGTTATCTTGACTCGCACCGGCTGATTCTGGATGAGAAAACTCCGGCTTTCACCGAATCCGGCAGCCCGCTCGGCCGCAAAACCTTCGTCATCGCGACAAAAGCCGATCTCGCCCCGGCCGGCACATTACAGACCCTGAAAGAATTGACGGACCGGCCGCTGGAGTTTATCGAAATCTCGACAAAAACAGGAAAGAATCTGGACCTGCTGATGCGGCGAATCTTCGAAATGCTCGATGTGGTGCGGATTTACGCCAAAAAACCCGGGCATGAGCCGGACTTTAAGGACCCCTTCACGCTGCCGCGGGGCTCAACCGTTATCGACCTGGCTTACAAAATCCATCGCGACCTGGCCGAGCAGCTCAAATTTGCCCGCGCCTGGGGCGCCCCCGGCATCCACGACGGACAGAACGTCCCGCGCGACCACGTTCTGTCCGATAAAGAAATCATCGAGCTGCACTTCCCATAATCAACCACAGATTACACAGATTTCACAGATTCAGTTTTTATAACCTAAAAAGAATCTTAAATCCGAGAAAATCCGAGATAATCCGTGGTTAATGAAATATCTTCTTTCTGATTTCTGTGTAATCCGTGAAATCCGTGGTTTTTTAGGCAGTTAACCTTCCTGTGTAATCCGTGAAATCCGTGGTTTTTTAGGCAGTTAACCTTCCTGTGTAATCCGTGAAATCCGTGGTTAATTCTCCCCCCTTTTCGGCCGATAAAGTCTCTGCTGAAAGTCTGAGCAGTCCGTGGTTAATTAATTTTGTTCCGGAATCTGTGTACTCTGCCCGTCGGGCAAGCCCGCCGCGGCAGGTGTTAATCCGTAGTGAATTGGTTGGTTGTAATCTGTGTAATCTGTGAAATCCGTGGTTAATAAATGAAATCTGTGGTTCAAAAGCATTCGGCGTTTACGCTGGTGGAGCTGATGATTGTGGTGGCCGTCATCGGCATCTTGGCCGCGCTGGTCTTTCCGGAGGTTCAGGGCTATTCCCAGCGGGCCAAAGAAGCCGCCGCCAAAGACAACCTCCGCATCTTCCGCGAGGCCATCGAACGATACGCCCTCGACCACAACGGCATTCCTCCGGGATACCCGGATGATGACACTAGCAAAACACCCACTTATCCAACACTTTACAGTCAGTTGATAATCAAAAATAAATATTTAAAAAGACTACCCAAAAATCCTTTCAATAACTACACTAATATTTTGGTGTTTTCCAATGACAACCCTATAGACCCTAATGCTCAATACCCCCCTACCGTAGGCTGGCTTTATCACCCCTATACAAAAACATTAAAAATAAACCAACAAGGATTCGATACTCACGGAGAAAAATATTATAATTATTGAGATTGTGCTAAAAAACTACTGAAACCTTTGAAAAACAATTTCTCCTTTATCCTCATCGCCTGGTTCGAAAGGCAATTTATAGTCTAAAAATTCCTTATCTCCGGTTGAAGCAATATACTCAGGAAAGCTGAGCCAGTTAAGCACCCAACGGTCTTCCCCTTTTTGGGGCAACGGCCCCATAAATACATCACGACTGGAACCTTTTACTACATTGCCTCCCCCAATATCATAGAAAAAGTTTCTGAT
The nucleotide sequence above comes from Anaerohalosphaeraceae bacterium. Encoded proteins:
- a CDS encoding 3-isopropylmalate dehydratase large subunit — its product is MGMTITEKILARAAGKPSVKAGDLINAKIDMIMCHDVTTPPAISMLKKHGIDRVFDPEKIVVTPDHFQPAKDIPSAELHKRLDQWAREKNIRYYYPLGRAGVCHALLPEQGHIRPGEVIVGGDSHTCTYGAFAAFSTGIGSTDLAAAIATGMLWFKVPASMKFVLNGTLPHGVCSKDVILEVIRRIGTDGALYRAMEFVGPALKQMSMEARMTITNMAIEAGGKSGIIGFDETTRAYLEGRLKGKTDYTVFESDPDAEYVSTETIDCSKLEPMVAFPHLPSNGRPISECAGLPMDQAYIGSCTNGRIEDMRQAAAVMKGRTVKTRTVVVPATPHIWKQMIDEGLAQIFYDAGCVISAPTCGACLGGFMGILAEGERCISTTNRNFVGRMGHPKSEVYLAGPATAAASAVEGKLTDPRKYLEKL
- a CDS encoding four helix bundle protein, translated to MNQKESSKHYDLEERTYQFARRVRDFIKKLPKTISNIEDSRQLVKASGSVGANYREANEALSKKDFIMRVKICRKESKESRYWLGLIDIGQDKDLETERRHLENEANELTHIFGAIVTKSE
- a CDS encoding 3-isopropylmalate dehydratase small subunit, with translation MPKAHVYKRDHINTDEIIPARYLNTDNVAELAKHCLEDLDPGFVKKCAPGDVIVAGDDFGCGSSREHAVWAIQGAQVGAVIAHSFARIFYRNCINGGFYPIELPGALEKIRDGDELEIDYEAGTIRNKTQKTNIRFTPLPDFALAIIRDGGLLEHIKKKENVR
- a CDS encoding site-specific DNA-methyltransferase — protein: MKQRAERNRTIVLTEAERQAYAKRLIRLDRPVRIKEILDTTICQDMQEACRFLPDGIADLLFLDPPYNLNKAFNGRIFKKTSTERYAAQLEVWLAPLLRLLKPTASIYICSDWRGSSAVQSVAEKYFIVRNRITWEREKGRGAKTNWKNCSEDIWFCTVSDRYTFNVDAVKLKRRVLAPYTHPDGTPKDWQSAPEGPFRLTAPSNLWTDLTVPFWSMPENTEHPTQKPEKLLAKILLASTHPGDVVLDPFLGSGTTSVVAKKLNRRYIGIEIEPLFACLAEKRLLLADTDKTIQGYADGVFWERNARPLENNTRINNLKSWKGHG
- a CDS encoding 3-isopropylmalate dehydrogenase, producing the protein MKTYKIAVIGGDGTGPEVIAEAVKVMDAAAARFGFKTDKTYFDFGGERYKRTGETLPDSAVEELKKFDAILLGAIGHPDVAPGILEKGILLKLRFALDQYINLRPVRLFPGVETPIKGKGPKEIDYVVVRENTGDAYTGTGGITMKGTPHEVAVQTAVYSRFQVERCLRYAFEYARKYGKKARGVGPENTVGLVGKTNVLTYIYDLWERAFHEIGKKDYPDIRRDYYHVDACCMWMVKNPEWFDVLVTGNMFGDIITDLGAITQGGMGIAAGGNINPEGVSMFEPIGGSAPKYTGQGVINPLAAICAMQMMLQTLGEEKAAQKVEEAVKYVTANKLKSLAAGKMGYSTSQVGDLVAEKVAE
- a CDS encoding alpha-L-arabinofuranosidase C-terminal domain-containing protein, with the protein product MGKRLTVSTLAASLMSLLAATVWAGAPSQNLLRNGGFERLQDNRPRGWTTQTWSGQAEFAVEDGGRTGKAARITSANGADAAWSQTVEVPPFARLRLSGWVKTENFRTTTGRGVQLSIHDMENARTAALKESSSDWTKLECEFQVMGQSSVQVLCLFGGWGQAVGTAWFDDIVLEVLEEIKPASQTVTAQISIDPSVKKEPISELIYGQFIEHMGRCIYGGIWAEMLEDRKFFYPVPAEGPIWRTTGAGARVLAASPWKVIGPKENVQMSTDEPLSGKHAPKITLTGQPGGLYQEELGVLAGKDYVGRIVLRGDRTAGPIQVSLIWGDRPTDRQTVTISRLDRKFKTYPLKFKAGAATDNAKLEIVGTGKGSWTIGAVSLMPADNVNGFRKDTLDLLKQLNSPMYRWPGGNFVSGYDWRDGLGDRDRRPTRTNPAWTGIETNDVGMHEFVELCRLLNAEPLITVNTGFGDAYSAAAQVEYANGSLKTPMGQWRARNGSKDPLNVKYWCVGNEMWGNWQLGYMQLHHYVLKHNWVEEKMRQVDPTIFTIASGDLGGGWSEGLLKNCADHMNSIAEHFYCQSRPDLTAHVRQVPNAIKSKADGHRRLRQTLDSLKGKDIRIAMTEWNYWYGPHVFGELGTRYFMKDALGIAAGLHEYFRNSEMFWGAFYAQTVNVIGCIKTTKTAAAFDATGLPLVLYRREFGTLPLEVSGWNEKLDVSAALTTDKKFLTIGIVNASWDTYQVQFDLKSLTPAGPAKGWLISHENPMAHNDPSETKPTIDIQTLSPTDLTKTVSIKPISITLFKVPIR
- a CDS encoding GTPase, with translation MPANLTPEYKKADEQYRAATTDEERLLALEEMLRTIPKHKGTEHMQADIKRRISKLRETLEGRAKKGSGRHTDLFHIPKSGAGQVALIGTPNSGKSSILAALTNAPVNVADYPFSTDKPVPGMAQFEDVQIQLVDTPPITADYAAPGQVNVYRGADLIAVVIDLSGDVLEQMDICTRYLDSHRLILDEKTPAFTESGSPLGRKTFVIATKADLAPAGTLQTLKELTDRPLEFIEISTKTGKNLDLLMRRIFEMLDVVRIYAKKPGHEPDFKDPFTLPRGSTVIDLAYKIHRDLAEQLKFARAWGAPGIHDGQNVPRDHVLSDKEIIELHFP
- a CDS encoding type II secretion system protein, producing the protein MKSVVQKHSAFTLVELMIVVAVIGILAALVFPEVQGYSQRAKEAAAKDNLRIFREAIERYALDHNGIPPGYPDDDTSKTPTYPTLYSQLIIKNKYLKRLPKNPFNNYTNILVFSNDNPIDPNAQYPPTVGWLYHPYTKTLKINQQGFDTHGEKYYNY